One genomic region from Neisseria weaveri encodes:
- the rarD gene encoding EamA family transporter RarD: MVNAGLEYRTGRWVMMVERISDGAGEAKKGLWYAFGCYAIWGLFPLYWYPLAGSALGADQLLAQRVVWSAVFSVLLAVGFGQWPVLRSAMGDKRVLLTFLASAAAISVNWLVYLWAIKHNHVLDASLGYFISPLFSIWLGRIFFNERLNRIQMAAISLAVVGILWLALPSGRIPWVALILTVSFGLYGLLRKKAPLDVLPAMALETLMMLPFALGYLLWCGWRGELVFSELPPLQMGILLGSGAVTTIPLLLFAAGAKRISLSNLGMIQYFSPTCQFVIGLLVFQEAFSMSRFIGYVWVWLGVAVYLLGIWQKQKNSFVQRV, encoded by the coding sequence ATGGTGAATGCCGGTTTGGAATATCGAACGGGCAGATGGGTGATGATGGTGGAACGGATATCTGACGGTGCGGGCGAAGCAAAAAAAGGGTTGTGGTATGCCTTCGGCTGCTATGCGATTTGGGGATTGTTTCCGCTGTATTGGTATCCGTTGGCCGGTTCGGCTTTGGGCGCGGATCAACTGTTGGCGCAGCGTGTCGTGTGGTCGGCGGTGTTTTCCGTATTGCTGGCGGTCGGGTTCGGTCAATGGCCGGTGTTGCGTTCGGCAATGGGCGATAAGCGGGTGCTGCTCACTTTTTTAGCTTCCGCTGCGGCGATTTCGGTTAATTGGCTGGTGTATTTGTGGGCGATTAAGCACAATCATGTGCTGGATGCCAGTTTGGGTTATTTTATTTCGCCCTTGTTCAGCATTTGGTTGGGACGGATTTTTTTCAACGAACGGCTGAACCGGATTCAGATGGCCGCCATCAGTTTGGCTGTTGTCGGAATTTTGTGGCTGGCATTGCCGAGCGGGCGTATTCCGTGGGTGGCGTTGATATTGACTGTCAGCTTCGGGTTGTACGGTTTGCTGCGGAAAAAAGCGCCGTTGGACGTGCTGCCGGCCATGGCTCTGGAAACGCTGATGATGTTGCCGTTTGCTTTGGGTTATTTGCTGTGGTGCGGTTGGCGCGGGGAGCTGGTGTTTTCCGAGTTGCCGCCGTTGCAGATGGGGATTTTGCTGGGTTCGGGAGCGGTAACGACGATTCCGCTGCTGCTGTTCGCTGCCGGAGCCAAGCGTATTTCTTTGAGTAATCTGGGCATGATTCAGTATTTTTCGCCGACCTGTCAGTTTGTGATCGGCTTGCTGGTGTTTCAGGAAGCATTCAGTATGAGCCGCTTTATCGGTTATGTTTGGGTGTGGCTGGGCGTGGCGGTGTATTTGCTGGGAATTTGGCAGAAACAGAAAAACAGTTTTGTCCAGCGCGTTTGA
- the ruvC gene encoding crossover junction endodeoxyribonuclease RuvC — MHTDTVRVLGIDPGSRVTGFGVIDVRGREHFYVASGYIKTPANAPLAERIAVITENLDEVITTYRPQQAAVEQVFVNVNPAATLMLGQARGAAMAALVMRKLPVFEYTALQVKQAVVGQGKAAKEQVQHMVVQMLGLSGTPQSDAADGLAVALTHALRNHSLAAQIRQGGLQVKRGRFHG, encoded by the coding sequence ATGCATACCGACACCGTCCGCGTTTTAGGCATCGATCCCGGCAGCCGCGTTACCGGCTTCGGAGTCATCGACGTGCGCGGCCGCGAGCATTTTTACGTTGCTTCCGGCTACATCAAAACCCCGGCCAATGCGCCGCTGGCCGAACGCATTGCCGTCATCACCGAAAATCTCGACGAAGTCATCACCACATACCGGCCGCAACAGGCCGCCGTCGAACAGGTATTTGTCAACGTCAACCCGGCGGCAACGCTGATGCTCGGACAGGCGCGCGGAGCGGCAATGGCGGCGTTGGTCATGCGCAAACTGCCCGTGTTCGAATACACCGCGCTGCAAGTCAAGCAGGCCGTTGTCGGACAAGGCAAAGCCGCCAAAGAACAAGTACAGCATATGGTCGTACAAATGCTCGGCTTATCCGGCACGCCGCAAAGCGATGCGGCAGACGGCTTGGCCGTCGCCCTGACCCACGCCCTGCGCAACCACAGTCTCGCCGCGCAAATCCGACAAGGGGGTCTGCAAGTGAAGCGCGGACGCTTTCACGGCTGA
- a CDS encoding NRAMP family divalent metal transporter → MQTPSEKPTLDSVSPVSTWQSKLHALGPGILLSSAAVGGSHLIASTQAGALYGWQLAIIIILANLLKYPFFRFGVHYTLDSGKTLVEGYAERSRIYLWVFFALNIASSTISSGALALITAVILKMAFPAADLPVNLLAGSVMAATLLIVLLGHYRVLDKVTKAIMFSLTLATLAAVIIAAGQGAQKVPDFIEPSPWNMASFAFIVALMGWMPAPLEVTAINSMWVTAKQKLDPANYRDAMWDFHVGYIVSAVLAIIFLALGALVQYGNGEEVKLAGGAYIGQLINMYASTIGDWSRLLVAFIAFACMFGTTITVVDGYGRVNAEALRVMLKQPKLNMRMVGLWTCWPAFSGMAVILWFNSALGEMLKFAMISAFLTAPVFAWLNYRLVKNSDKHAVSGGMNFLAMLGFVYLVGFAIVFVLNLSGILV, encoded by the coding sequence ATGCAAACCCCTTCAGAAAAACCGACACTGGATTCCGTTTCCCCCGTATCTACCTGGCAAAGCAAGCTGCACGCCTTGGGACCGGGCATTCTGCTGTCTTCGGCAGCAGTCGGCGGCTCCCATCTGATTGCCTCAACCCAAGCCGGCGCGTTATACGGCTGGCAGCTCGCTATTATCATCATTTTGGCCAACCTGCTGAAATACCCGTTTTTCCGTTTCGGCGTGCATTACACGTTAGACTCCGGCAAAACGCTGGTGGAAGGTTATGCCGAACGCAGCCGTATCTATTTATGGGTGTTCTTCGCGCTCAACATCGCTTCCTCCACCATCAGCTCCGGAGCATTGGCACTGATTACCGCCGTGATTCTCAAAATGGCTTTTCCTGCCGCCGATTTGCCTGTCAACCTGTTGGCAGGCAGTGTAATGGCAGCGACACTGTTGATTGTACTTCTGGGACACTACCGCGTATTGGACAAAGTCACCAAAGCCATCATGTTCAGTCTGACGCTGGCCACCCTTGCCGCCGTTATCATTGCCGCCGGACAAGGCGCGCAGAAGGTTCCGGATTTTATCGAGCCCTCCCCGTGGAACATGGCTTCTTTTGCCTTTATTGTCGCCTTAATGGGTTGGATGCCTGCACCGTTGGAAGTTACCGCCATCAACTCGATGTGGGTTACCGCCAAACAGAAACTGGATCCGGCCAACTACCGTGATGCCATGTGGGATTTCCATGTCGGCTATATCGTTTCGGCGGTATTGGCCATTATTTTTCTGGCTTTGGGCGCACTGGTGCAATACGGCAACGGCGAAGAAGTGAAATTGGCAGGCGGTGCTTATATCGGCCAACTGATTAATATGTATGCCTCCACCATCGGCGATTGGTCGAGACTACTGGTTGCCTTTATCGCCTTTGCCTGCATGTTCGGCACAACCATTACCGTGGTCGACGGCTACGGACGGGTCAACGCCGAAGCGCTGCGTGTAATGCTGAAACAGCCGAAACTGAATATGCGCATGGTCGGATTGTGGACATGCTGGCCGGCTTTTTCAGGCATGGCCGTGATTTTATGGTTTAACAGCGCCTTAGGTGAAATGCTGAAATTCGCCATGATTTCCGCATTCCTGACCGCGCCCGTGTTTGCCTGGCTAAACTACCGTTTGGTAAAAAACAGCGACAAGCACGCTGTTTCAGGCGGCATGAATTTTCTTGCCATGCTCGGCTTTGTTTATCTGGTGGGTTTTGCCATCGTGTTTGTATTGAACCTGAGCGGAATCCTCGTATAA
- the pdxA gene encoding 4-hydroxythreonine-4-phosphate dehydrogenase PdxA → MKQAVLAVTSGEPAGIGPDICLDLALTDLPCRCVVLGDKALFKQRAEQLGKPVRIREYADQAPEQGCLDVVHIPLAEACEAGRLNVNNAAYVLKLLDTAYDGIQSGRFSGMVTAPLHKGIINDMGLAFSGHTEYLAEKSRTPQVVMMLAGGGMRVALATTHLPLRDVADTITVPLLCSVTEILYRDLQTKFGIAAPRILVAGLNPHAGEGGHLGREEIEVVIPALDLLREKGWDIRGPYPADTLFQPFMLEGADAVLAMYHDQGLPVLKYAGFGEGVNITLGLPFVRTSVDHGTALDLAGSGNADSGSLIAAVEAAYQMAVGGNK, encoded by the coding sequence ATGAAACAGGCTGTATTGGCCGTAACCAGCGGCGAGCCGGCGGGCATCGGGCCGGATATTTGTTTGGACTTGGCTTTAACCGATTTGCCGTGCCGCTGTGTCGTATTGGGAGATAAGGCATTATTCAAGCAGCGTGCGGAGCAGTTGGGTAAACCCGTCCGCATCCGTGAATACGCCGACCAAGCACCGGAGCAGGGCTGCTTGGATGTTGTGCATATTCCGCTGGCGGAAGCGTGTGAGGCAGGCCGTCTGAATGTGAACAATGCGGCGTATGTGTTGAAGTTGCTGGATACCGCATACGACGGCATACAGTCCGGCCGGTTTTCAGGCATGGTTACCGCGCCTCTGCATAAAGGCATCATCAACGATATGGGCTTGGCGTTTAGCGGCCATACCGAATATTTGGCGGAGAAAAGCCGGACGCCGCAAGTAGTGATGATGTTGGCCGGCGGCGGTATGCGGGTGGCGTTGGCGACGACCCATCTGCCTTTGCGCGATGTGGCCGATACCATAACCGTGCCTTTGCTGTGTTCGGTAACCGAGATTCTGTATCGCGACCTGCAAACCAAATTCGGTATTGCCGCTCCGCGGATTCTGGTGGCGGGCTTGAATCCCCATGCCGGAGAAGGCGGCCATCTCGGTCGGGAAGAAATCGAAGTAGTGATTCCGGCTTTGGATTTGTTGCGTGAAAAGGGTTGGGATATCAGAGGGCCTTATCCTGCGGATACTCTGTTTCAGCCTTTTATGTTGGAAGGTGCGGATGCCGTGCTGGCGATGTATCACGATCAGGGCTTGCCCGTATTGAAGTATGCCGGTTTCGGCGAGGGCGTGAATATTACTTTGGGCTTGCCGTTTGTGCGTACTTCGGTTGATCACGGGACGGCTTTAGATCTGGCCGGAAGCGGTAATGCGGATTCGGGCAGCCTGATTGCCGCGGTGGAGGCGGCATATCAAATGGCCGTAGGCGGGAATAAATAA
- the dksA gene encoding RNA polymerase-binding protein DksA, whose amino-acid sequence MAKLTEKDILNWNGPEEDYMNEDQLAFFRELLVNLQNELIENASITTGHLQEHESAPDPADRATQEEEYALELRTRDRERKLLVKVQAAIRKIDEGDYGYCLDTGEPIGLKRLLARPTATLSVEAQERREHLKKQFAD is encoded by the coding sequence ATGGCAAAGTTGACGGAAAAAGACATTCTGAATTGGAACGGTCCTGAAGAGGATTATATGAACGAAGACCAATTGGCCTTCTTCAGAGAACTGTTGGTCAATCTGCAAAACGAATTGATCGAGAATGCCTCTATTACTACAGGCCACCTGCAGGAACATGAATCGGCTCCCGATCCGGCAGACCGTGCTACCCAAGAAGAGGAATATGCTCTGGAGTTGCGTACTCGCGACCGTGAAAGAAAGCTCTTGGTCAAAGTTCAGGCGGCCATCCGCAAGATTGACGAGGGTGATTACGGTTATTGTCTGGATACCGGCGAGCCTATCGGCTTGAAACGCCTGCTGGCGCGTCCGACTGCGACTTTGTCGGTAGAAGCGCAAGAGCGCCGGGAACACTTGAAGAAACAGTTTGCCGATTAA
- a CDS encoding PepSY domain-containing protein, with translation MKKAFHALAMVAALAGMSATVSAKSDLYNVPNVAVKPVQAIEAAKKQFGGYATNLDLKNKYGSVVYKIELRNGNQEHDVVIDAQSGKVLSHRVENEWKPARSHKISMEKAINIAAAKVLGQVFDADLDNDYGRGRYEVKILSTDNVPHKVVVDSDSGEIIFSGVDYD, from the coding sequence ATGAAAAAAGCATTTCACGCATTGGCAATGGTTGCTGCATTGGCAGGTATGTCTGCAACGGTATCGGCAAAATCCGATTTGTATAATGTTCCCAATGTGGCGGTAAAACCCGTTCAGGCCATTGAAGCGGCAAAAAAACAATTCGGCGGGTATGCGACCAATTTGGATCTGAAAAACAAATACGGTTCGGTGGTATATAAAATCGAATTGCGCAACGGCAACCAAGAACACGATGTGGTGATTGACGCGCAAAGCGGAAAAGTATTGAGCCACCGCGTTGAGAATGAATGGAAACCGGCCCGCAGCCACAAAATCAGCATGGAAAAAGCCATCAACATTGCGGCAGCGAAAGTACTCGGACAAGTGTTTGATGCCGATTTGGATAACGACTACGGCCGCGGACGTTATGAAGTGAAAATTCTTTCTACCGACAATGTGCCTCATAAAGTCGTAGTGGATTCGGACAGCGGCGAAATTATCTTCAGTGGCGTCGATTACGATTAA
- a CDS encoding response regulator transcription factor, whose amino-acid sequence MRLLLVEDDNMIGEAVSGSLKDARYTVDWVRDGKTALTSLSAQAYDVVLLDLGLPQKDGLQVLSEIRSGGLDVPVLILTARDDLDSRLKGLDSGADDYIIKPFDMSEVLARIRVVIRRTGGSAVNVLDNGVLQLDPANYHVKRLDTGETFFLSNREFAILQALMQYPGKIFSRSELEDKVYAWGEEPESNAVDYLIHALRKKLGHNCIKNVRGAGWLVSKREG is encoded by the coding sequence ATGCGTTTGCTGTTGGTAGAAGACGACAATATGATCGGTGAGGCGGTGTCGGGCAGTTTGAAAGATGCACGTTATACCGTAGATTGGGTTCGTGACGGTAAAACAGCATTGACTTCGCTGTCTGCACAGGCTTACGACGTGGTTTTGCTGGATTTGGGCTTGCCGCAGAAAGACGGCTTACAGGTGTTGTCGGAAATACGTTCCGGCGGTTTGGATGTGCCGGTGTTGATTTTGACTGCGCGTGATGATTTGGACAGCCGTCTGAAAGGCTTGGACAGCGGGGCGGATGACTATATTATCAAGCCCTTCGATATGTCGGAGGTGTTGGCGCGTATCCGCGTGGTCATTCGCAGAACGGGCGGCAGCGCCGTAAATGTTTTGGATAACGGTGTGTTGCAGCTCGATCCGGCCAATTATCATGTGAAGCGTTTGGATACGGGGGAAACTTTCTTCCTTTCTAACCGCGAGTTTGCCATTTTGCAGGCATTGATGCAGTATCCGGGAAAAATTTTTTCCCGCTCCGAATTGGAAGACAAGGTGTATGCCTGGGGTGAAGAGCCTGAAAGCAATGCGGTGGATTATCTGATTCATGCCCTGCGTAAAAAATTGGGACACAATTGCATTAAAAATGTGCGCGGCGCGGGATGGTTGGTGTCCAAGCGCGAGGGTTGA
- a CDS encoding ATP-binding protein, translating into MAAIFSRPSIQRRLALLFTLIFLFTAVVAGAVSFYTVFKEVQEFQDDLLRQTALLIDKPGRAGYADIDSDVQIYIQPLDESGKFALSQSAADGFHDIADRKQDDSYRAYVHTYEDGSRYAFIQETDFRDDMAADSALVAVLPLLLLVPISVLLMVWVVWRTLAPVKQLSKEMEGRNESDLSPLPIERIPAEIYGFAGAINRLLGRVGENVREQQRFIADAAHELRSPMTAFSLQAERLASRELPPETAELVADLRDGIRRNRRLLDQLLSMARVKAEEEHPFQEIDVARLYQNVLQDLYPLADAKQLDVGVDGEVSDCACVYAGEADMYTLVKTLLENAIRYTPEGGQIDLRARAANGMCILEIEDSGCGIPLSERKRVFDPFYRILGSDVEGSGLGLPIAKTVAERYGGSISLADSDKFPSGLKVSVMLPLKR; encoded by the coding sequence TTGGCAGCGATATTCAGCAGGCCGTCTATCCAGCGGCGTTTGGCATTATTGTTTACGTTGATTTTCCTGTTTACCGCAGTGGTTGCGGGGGCGGTGTCGTTTTATACCGTTTTTAAAGAAGTTCAGGAATTTCAAGATGATTTGCTGCGTCAAACCGCATTGTTGATCGACAAACCCGGTCGTGCGGGCTATGCCGATATCGACAGCGATGTGCAGATTTATATCCAACCTTTGGACGAAAGCGGCAAGTTTGCTTTGTCTCAATCTGCGGCCGACGGCTTTCACGACATTGCCGACCGCAAGCAGGACGACTCCTACCGCGCTTATGTACACACTTATGAAGACGGCAGCCGTTATGCGTTTATTCAGGAAACGGATTTCCGTGACGACATGGCGGCCGACAGCGCGTTGGTTGCCGTGTTGCCTTTATTGCTGCTGGTACCGATATCAGTGCTGCTGATGGTTTGGGTTGTTTGGCGCACGTTGGCACCGGTCAAACAGCTTTCAAAAGAAATGGAAGGACGGAACGAATCGGATTTATCGCCGTTGCCGATTGAACGGATTCCGGCCGAAATTTACGGTTTTGCCGGTGCGATTAACCGTTTGCTGGGGCGCGTAGGTGAAAATGTGCGCGAACAGCAGCGGTTTATCGCCGACGCGGCGCACGAACTGCGCTCGCCGATGACGGCGTTTTCTTTACAGGCCGAGCGTTTGGCTTCGCGGGAATTGCCGCCTGAAACGGCCGAGCTGGTGGCGGATCTGCGCGACGGTATCCGCCGCAACCGCCGTTTGTTGGATCAGTTGTTGTCGATGGCCAGAGTCAAAGCCGAAGAAGAGCACCCGTTTCAGGAAATCGATGTGGCAAGGCTGTATCAGAATGTTTTGCAGGATCTGTATCCTTTGGCGGATGCCAAGCAGCTGGATGTGGGTGTGGACGGCGAGGTTTCGGATTGCGCTTGCGTTTATGCCGGAGAGGCGGATATGTACACTCTGGTGAAAACGCTGTTGGAAAATGCCATCCGTTATACGCCGGAGGGCGGACAGATTGATTTGCGTGCCCGTGCGGCCAACGGCATGTGTATACTTGAAATCGAAGACAGCGGCTGCGGTATACCGTTGTCGGAGCGTAAGCGCGTGTTTGATCCGTTTTACCGCATTTTGGGCAGTGATGTGGAAGGCAGCGGCTTGGGTTTGCCGATTGCGAAAACCGTGGCCGAGCGTTATGGAGGCAGTATCAGTTTGGCGGATTCCGACAAATTTCCCAGCGGCTTGAAAGTGTCGGTTATGCTGCCCTTGAAAAGATAA
- a CDS encoding MFS transporter: MDILTRLQNLPAGKFHYRLLVLIGLGWLFDAMDTGMVSFVLATLGKEWALTPSELGWIVSIGFIGMALGAVSSGWAADRFGRRNVFVGTMVLYSVATGLCALSWDLASLLSFRFWVGFGLGGQLPVAVSLVSEYAPPKVRGRFIVLLESFWGLGWLAAALASYFVIPQYGWHSAFLIGALPVFYAFWVWKKLPESVPYLLNKGRIQEAHELVCRLEAEAGLPVVQTASVAEKAVAEPVRFAQLWQPPFAKRTLMLWLIWFGIVFSYYGIFTWLPKLLVEQGYTVVKTFEYVLVMILAQLPGYFAAAVLVEKIGRKATLAGFLFACAVCAYFFGQSDTAVAIMLWGSLMSFFNLGAWGVLYTYTPELYPVRFRAFGSGWAGAVGRVGGIVAPLAVAAMVGGEGGFGRIFIMFTAVLMAVVAVIAVLGEETKGRTLEEINS; the protein is encoded by the coding sequence ATGGATATTCTCACCCGCCTGCAAAACCTGCCTGCCGGTAAATTTCATTACCGCTTGCTGGTGTTGATCGGTTTGGGCTGGCTGTTTGATGCAATGGATACCGGCATGGTGTCGTTTGTTTTGGCGACGCTGGGCAAAGAGTGGGCGCTGACGCCGTCTGAATTGGGGTGGATTGTCAGCATCGGTTTTATCGGTATGGCTTTGGGTGCGGTCAGCAGCGGTTGGGCGGCCGACCGCTTCGGGCGCAGGAATGTGTTTGTCGGCACGATGGTGCTGTACAGCGTGGCCACCGGCCTGTGCGCTTTGTCTTGGGACTTGGCCAGCCTGCTGTCTTTCCGCTTTTGGGTCGGGTTCGGCTTGGGCGGACAATTGCCGGTGGCGGTATCTTTGGTGAGCGAATATGCACCGCCCAAAGTGCGGGGGCGGTTTATCGTGTTGCTGGAAAGCTTTTGGGGATTGGGTTGGCTGGCTGCGGCTTTGGCGTCTTATTTCGTCATTCCGCAATACGGTTGGCACAGTGCGTTTCTGATTGGTGCTCTGCCGGTGTTTTATGCGTTTTGGGTTTGGAAGAAACTGCCGGAGTCCGTACCTTATCTGTTGAACAAAGGCCGTATTCAAGAAGCGCACGAGTTGGTTTGCCGTTTGGAAGCCGAAGCCGGGCTGCCTGTTGTTCAGACGGCCTCTGTGGCTGAAAAAGCCGTTGCCGAGCCGGTGCGTTTCGCGCAGTTGTGGCAGCCGCCGTTTGCCAAGCGGACGTTGATGTTGTGGTTGATTTGGTTCGGTATCGTGTTTTCGTATTACGGGATTTTCACTTGGCTGCCGAAGTTGCTGGTGGAGCAGGGTTATACGGTGGTGAAAACCTTTGAATATGTGCTGGTAATGATTTTGGCGCAGCTGCCCGGCTATTTTGCGGCGGCGGTGCTGGTGGAGAAAATCGGGCGCAAGGCCACTTTGGCAGGGTTCTTGTTTGCGTGTGCGGTATGTGCCTATTTCTTCGGTCAAAGCGATACCGCTGTTGCCATTATGTTGTGGGGCAGTTTGATGTCGTTTTTCAATTTGGGCGCATGGGGCGTGCTTTATACCTATACGCCCGAACTGTATCCAGTCCGTTTCCGTGCATTCGGCTCGGGCTGGGCCGGCGCGGTCGGCCGAGTCGGCGGTATTGTGGCTCCGTTGGCGGTGGCGGCGATGGTTGGCGGCGAAGGCGGATTCGGTCGCATTTTCATTATGTTTACTGCCGTATTGATGGCGGTAGTTGCGGTGATTGCGGTGTTGGGCGAAGAAACCAAAGGGCGGACGCTCGAAGAGATAAATAGTTAA
- a CDS encoding AAA family ATPase, with amino-acid sequence MNPSIQNALQQLNTLILGKEDTLKKLFACVLAGGHVLLEDVPGVGKTTLATGLSAVLGLDYRRVQFTSDMLPSDLLGVNVYRPNDGQFVFHPGPLFHHFLLADEVNRASPKLQSALLEAMEEKQVSVDGTTYALPHPFIVAATQNPIGQSGTFPLPESQLDRFMMRLSLGYPTAEAEKTLYAGGSRRQVLPKLKAVCNADQLQQWQAQAAQVKFSQAAAEYVYRLVQATRQPGLFVLGLSPRAGLAVVAAAKAWAFMEGREYVLPDDIKAVWAAVANHRVQPVQQGLSSMQILSDILNHVAVA; translated from the coding sequence ATGAATCCATCTATTCAAAACGCATTACAACAGCTCAATACGCTGATTTTGGGAAAAGAAGATACGCTGAAAAAACTGTTTGCCTGTGTACTGGCGGGCGGCCATGTTTTGCTGGAAGACGTACCCGGTGTGGGAAAAACTACGTTGGCAACGGGCTTGTCCGCCGTGTTGGGTTTGGACTACCGCCGTGTTCAGTTTACCAGCGATATGCTGCCGTCCGACTTGTTGGGGGTGAATGTGTACCGTCCGAATGACGGCCAATTTGTGTTTCACCCCGGCCCCCTGTTCCATCATTTTCTCTTGGCAGACGAAGTTAACCGCGCTTCGCCGAAACTGCAGTCGGCTTTATTGGAAGCGATGGAGGAAAAGCAGGTTTCGGTAGACGGTACGACTTACGCCCTGCCGCATCCTTTTATCGTTGCCGCTACGCAAAATCCGATTGGCCAATCGGGTACTTTCCCTTTGCCCGAATCGCAGCTCGACCGCTTTATGATGCGTTTGAGCTTGGGTTATCCGACCGCAGAAGCGGAAAAAACGCTGTATGCCGGCGGCAGCCGCCGTCAGGTGCTGCCGAAGCTGAAGGCCGTCTGTAATGCTGATCAGCTGCAGCAATGGCAGGCGCAGGCTGCGCAGGTGAAGTTTTCGCAAGCCGCCGCCGAATATGTGTACCGCTTGGTGCAGGCAACCCGCCAGCCGGGTTTGTTTGTATTGGGCTTGAGTCCGCGTGCGGGTTTGGCGGTGGTCGCTGCCGCAAAAGCATGGGCGTTTATGGAGGGCAGGGAATATGTGCTGCCCGACGACATTAAAGCAGTGTGGGCGGCGGTGGCCAACCATCGCGTCCAGCCTGTTCAGCAGGGTTTGAGCAGCATGCAGATTTTGTCGGATATTCTGAATCATGTGGCCGTTGCGTAA
- a CDS encoding DUF58 domain-containing protein, producing the protein MWPLRKRRLPAVAGRSPRVADLYCRPTRFGIGVLVVMVLLWLVGLQYQANLAYIAAFWLTGFLIAAVMLNFRQLLGLQIDVDMADEVFAGGTVALRLTVPENRRSRWIWLCGEAETPSAQGRLSENGWQLWQVGPDSNSDGPTDGGGFVWQLDAPLRGYIYAPPLRTASVAPFGICMVECVWRWPKRAVVFPKPIAHELPLQGHAEAGSERTDTADGSGDLSYLQAHQEGASLQHVAWKMYAKTGELLDKRFEEALAKVDETVISYADYPSEGSKERLAGLLCFRVLEAERRHLPYSLVLPDRTIAPQNGQREKCLTALALW; encoded by the coding sequence ATGTGGCCGTTGCGTAAACGCCGTCTGCCGGCGGTGGCAGGGCGTTCGCCGCGTGTGGCCGATCTGTATTGCCGGCCGACGCGCTTCGGCATCGGCGTATTGGTGGTGATGGTTTTGCTGTGGTTGGTGGGCTTGCAGTATCAGGCCAACCTTGCCTATATCGCCGCATTTTGGCTGACCGGCTTTCTGATTGCGGCGGTTATGCTGAATTTCAGACAGCTTTTGGGTTTGCAGATTGATGTGGATATGGCCGACGAAGTGTTTGCCGGAGGCACGGTGGCGCTGCGGTTGACTGTTCCCGAAAACCGCCGTTCCCGTTGGATTTGGCTTTGCGGCGAGGCGGAAACGCCGTCTGCACAGGGTAGGCTGTCTGAAAACGGATGGCAGTTGTGGCAGGTCGGGCCAGATTCAAATTCAGACGGCCCGACTGACGGCGGCGGTTTTGTTTGGCAATTGGACGCCCCTTTGCGCGGCTATATTTATGCGCCGCCGTTGAGAACGGCTTCGGTAGCACCGTTCGGCATCTGTATGGTCGAGTGTGTCTGGCGTTGGCCGAAGCGTGCGGTGGTGTTTCCGAAACCGATTGCACACGAGTTGCCGCTGCAAGGGCATGCCGAAGCCGGTTCGGAGCGGACGGATACGGCGGACGGCAGCGGCGATTTGTCTTATTTGCAGGCACATCAGGAAGGTGCGTCGTTGCAGCATGTGGCTTGGAAGATGTATGCGAAAACGGGCGAACTGTTGGACAAGCGTTTCGAAGAAGCATTGGCGAAAGTGGACGAAACGGTGATTTCTTATGCGGATTATCCCTCCGAAGGCTCGAAAGAGCGTTTGGCCGGATTGCTGTGTTTCCGCGTTTTGGAAGCGGAACGCCGACATCTGCCGTATTCGCTGGTGTTGCCCGACCGAACCATTGCACCGCAAAACGGACAACGGGAAAAATGTCTGACGGCATTGGCTTTATGGTAG